A single window of Rana temporaria chromosome 1, aRanTem1.1, whole genome shotgun sequence DNA harbors:
- the GAS1 gene encoding growth arrest-specific protein 1: MAARCTLLLLLGSVLGVALSRGLICWHAILQCQRESDCSYAFSQYTEACSSVISRPGESSRHHRCPSHCISALIQLNSTKGGPALENCDCAVDDSCKATKRAIEPCMPWTSGARVGGGASAAGGGAIMGCTEARRLCDGDRRCQASVNRYMSKCGRLFNGVRCTDECRGVIEDMMQVPKALLLNDCVCDGPERAICETLKENMARLCFGAEPGSSGNSDYDEYEDEYDEEEEPHRVVTGDTNNGSPTLYANALTLGTSVALVLLLLG; this comes from the coding sequence ATGGCGGCCCGGTGCACGTTGCTGTTGTTGCTGGGCTCGGTGTTGGGGGTGGCTCTAAGCCGGGGCCTGATTTGTTGGCATGCCATCTTGCAGTGCCAGCGGGAGTCTGACTGTAGCTATGCCTTCAGCCAATACACCGAGGCTTGTTCTTCAGTCATATCCCGCCCGGGAGAATCTTCCCGTCACCACCGCTGCCCCAGTCATTGCATCTCCGCCCTCATCCAACTCAACTCCACGAAGGGGGGGCCGGCCCTGGAGAACTGTGACTGCGCCGTAGACGACAGCTGCAAAGCCACCAAGCGGGCCATCGAGCCGTGCATGCCCTGGACCAGCGGAGCAAGAGTTGGGGGCGGGGCCTCGGCGGCGGGAGGCGGGGCCATCATGGGCTGCACGGAAGCCCGCAGACTGTGCGATGGGGACCGCCGCTGCCAAGCCTCTGTCAACCGCTACATGAGCAAGTGTGGTCGGCTCTTCAATGGGGTGCGATGTACGGACGAGTGCCGGGGGGTGATCGAGGACATGATGCAGGTGCCTAAGGCTCTGCTGCTCAATGACTGTGTGTGTGATGGGCCAGAGAGAGCCATCTGTGAGACCCTCAAGGAGAACATGGCCCGCCTGTGCTTTGGGGCCGAGCCTGGCAGCAGTGGCAACTCGGACTACGACGAATACGAGGATGAGTACGACGAAGAGGAAGAGCCACACCGGGTTGTCACCGGTGACACCAATAATGGATCGCCCACGTTGTACGCTAACGCGCTCACCTTGGGGACTTCCGTGGCACTGGTGCTACTTCTACTGGGGTGA